Proteins co-encoded in one Spirosoma endbachense genomic window:
- a CDS encoding beta-L-arabinofuranosidase domain-containing protein, whose protein sequence is MKVNMTLLVLLVSLAQTVQGQVNTNQKYLTTYLPSRAPLRQNPYMELPLGAIKPQGWLKEMLMRQKQGATGQLDALYPLVMNQRNGWLGGNGDQWERGPYWIDGLLPLAYILNDPELIAKIKPWIEWAIHSQQPDGYFGPLRDYGPEPGLQRDNSRDWWPKMVMLKVLKQYYSATGDQRVITLMTNYFKYQLQELPQKPLDHWTFWAKYRGGDNLMMVYWLYRVTGDAFLLELGELIHKQTFDYTHAFLTTPLLSTLNSIHCVNLAQGIKTPAIYYQHHPEQKYLDALNKGYDDLRAYNGMANGMFGGDEGLHGNNPTQGSELCSAVEMMFSLESTLEITGEVKYADKLEKIAFNALPAQTMEDYLTRQYFQQANQVMVTRHARNFIEDGNHQGTDLVYGLLTGYPCCTSNMHQGWPKFTQNLWYATPDQGLAALVYSPSEVNAVVAGGKKVAIKEETTYPFGETIRFTLKTDQSQSISFPFHLRIPGWCRKGSVKINGKVVLEAEGNQLVKVNRPWKNGDVVELALPMHLFTNHWYENSMSVERGPLTYALKIGEVVKKVDNLLDPAKFGKTYYEIQPGTPWNYGLFETSAPKIEQHYQVDQKGDVSAYPWNLTNAPIQIRTKARRIPSWRVYNDMTGPIPFSAIPGIALADEEEVVLVPYGCTKLRICQFPVVGSK, encoded by the coding sequence ATGAAAGTTAATATGACCCTTCTGGTTCTTTTGGTAAGCTTAGCCCAAACCGTACAGGGACAGGTTAACACGAACCAGAAATACCTAACCACCTACCTGCCGAGTCGGGCACCGTTGCGGCAAAATCCGTATATGGAACTACCCTTAGGCGCCATTAAGCCCCAAGGTTGGCTAAAGGAAATGCTGATGCGCCAGAAACAGGGGGCTACCGGCCAGCTTGATGCGCTTTATCCACTAGTGATGAACCAGCGCAATGGTTGGTTAGGTGGCAATGGTGACCAGTGGGAGCGAGGCCCCTACTGGATTGATGGACTTTTGCCGCTCGCGTATATCCTGAATGATCCCGAGTTGATTGCCAAAATCAAACCCTGGATCGAATGGGCCATCCATAGCCAGCAGCCGGACGGTTATTTCGGACCACTTCGGGACTACGGGCCCGAGCCGGGTCTTCAACGCGATAACAGCCGCGACTGGTGGCCTAAAATGGTTATGCTTAAAGTCTTAAAGCAATATTATTCGGCCACCGGCGATCAACGAGTCATTACCCTAATGACTAATTACTTTAAGTACCAACTACAGGAATTGCCACAGAAACCGCTTGATCATTGGACTTTTTGGGCCAAATATCGGGGAGGAGACAATTTGATGATGGTCTATTGGCTGTATAGGGTTACCGGAGACGCGTTCCTTCTTGAATTAGGAGAACTGATCCATAAACAAACGTTTGATTATACCCACGCGTTTTTGACCACTCCCTTACTCTCGACGCTCAACAGCATTCACTGTGTCAACCTCGCCCAGGGCATAAAAACACCGGCTATTTATTATCAACACCATCCCGAGCAAAAATATCTGGACGCCCTAAACAAGGGTTATGACGACTTACGAGCCTATAATGGTATGGCTAACGGTATGTTCGGGGGCGACGAGGGGCTACACGGTAATAATCCCACGCAAGGCTCGGAATTATGCTCGGCTGTCGAAATGATGTTTTCCCTGGAAAGTACGCTGGAAATAACGGGTGAGGTAAAATACGCCGATAAGCTGGAAAAAATTGCCTTCAATGCCTTGCCGGCACAGACGATGGAGGATTACCTGACCCGCCAGTATTTCCAACAAGCCAATCAGGTGATGGTCACCCGGCATGCCCGTAATTTTATTGAGGATGGCAACCACCAGGGCACCGATCTGGTATACGGCCTGCTGACTGGTTATCCTTGCTGCACGTCCAACATGCACCAGGGTTGGCCCAAGTTTACCCAGAATCTTTGGTACGCAACACCCGATCAGGGCCTGGCCGCCCTGGTGTATTCCCCCAGCGAAGTAAACGCAGTTGTGGCCGGGGGTAAGAAAGTAGCCATCAAAGAAGAGACCACTTATCCCTTTGGCGAAACCATTCGATTTACGCTTAAGACAGATCAGAGCCAATCCATTTCCTTTCCGTTCCATCTGCGTATTCCTGGCTGGTGCCGCAAAGGATCGGTTAAAATTAATGGCAAAGTAGTACTGGAGGCCGAAGGCAATCAGCTGGTGAAAGTAAATCGGCCCTGGAAAAACGGAGATGTGGTCGAATTGGCTTTACCGATGCACCTGTTTACAAATCACTGGTATGAAAACTCCATGTCCGTCGAACGCGGTCCATTAACGTATGCTCTTAAAATAGGAGAAGTGGTAAAGAAAGTTGATAATCTGCTCGACCCGGCTAAATTTGGCAAGACCTATTACGAAATACAACCTGGTACTCCCTGGAATTATGGTTTATTTGAGACGTCTGCACCTAAAATAGAGCAGCATTACCAGGTAGACCAGAAGGGAGACGTTTCCGCCTATCCCTGGAATCTGACCAACGCGCCAATACAGATAAGGACCAAAGCCAGGCGAATTCCTTCCTGGCGAGTCTATAATGACATGACAGGCCCTATCCCTTTTAGTGCCATACCCGGTATAGCGTTAGCGGATGAGGAAGAAGTCGTCCTGGTTCCTTACGGATGTACCAAGCTTCGAATTTGTCAATTTCCCGTTGTTGGTTCAAAGTAG
- a CDS encoding helix-turn-helix domain-containing protein, producing the protein MYIADNLVVLRNYHKLTQVEVAQLIGIGRTTLTGYEKGEHYPTIDVAIQIATLYKVTVEALLYKPMRAMSPRQLEKFIATPDPVLSGQLLQVREVVTSVGPDNEENIELVPLRATMGYVSGGYQDEQFIASLSTFRLPLPDISRNRKYRLFPTEGESMLPIPSGAYVLGEYIEDWYSIKDGTGCVVVSTDGIVIKKITNELAAKSQLRLHSLNPAFTPYELNVSHILELWKFKLFISLDFPDAEPSLSTILGEIRQIKELVQPAR; encoded by the coding sequence ATGTATATAGCTGACAATCTGGTAGTTCTACGCAATTACCACAAACTTACCCAGGTCGAAGTAGCACAATTGATCGGTATCGGTCGAACGACACTAACGGGCTACGAAAAGGGAGAACACTATCCCACCATCGATGTAGCCATTCAGATTGCCACACTCTATAAAGTGACGGTGGAAGCCCTGTTGTATAAACCCATGCGTGCCATGAGCCCCCGTCAACTGGAGAAATTTATTGCGACGCCCGACCCGGTACTGAGCGGTCAGCTGCTTCAGGTGCGGGAAGTGGTGACCTCGGTCGGGCCGGACAATGAAGAAAACATTGAACTGGTGCCCCTTCGGGCAACTATGGGCTATGTGAGTGGTGGTTACCAGGATGAGCAGTTTATTGCCTCATTGAGTACGTTTCGGTTGCCCTTACCGGATATATCCCGAAACCGGAAATACCGGTTGTTTCCAACGGAAGGCGAGTCGATGTTGCCTATCCCATCGGGGGCCTATGTACTGGGAGAATACATCGAAGACTGGTATAGTATTAAAGATGGTACCGGCTGTGTCGTTGTATCGACCGATGGAATCGTCATCAAAAAGATCACTAATGAGCTGGCCGCGAAAAGCCAGTTGCGGCTCCATTCCCTGAATCCAGCCTTCACCCCTTACGAGCTGAACGTGAGCCATATCCTGGAATTGTGGAAGTTTAAGCTATTCATCAGCCTGGATTTTCCGGATGCCGAACCGAGTCTGAGCACCATTTTGGGCGAGATTCGGCAGATCAAAGAGTTGGTACAGCCTGCTCGGTAA
- the dinB gene encoding DNA polymerase IV produces MIAGSTDSRHILHLDMDSFFVSVERLRQSQLAGRPLLIGGVGDRGVVSACSYETRRFGVQSGMSMRMARRLCPEAVVVKGDFQAYNQYSTMLTAIIRERAPVFEKASIDEFYVDMTGMDCYVGCRKWSQELKQTLVAETGLSVSWGLSVNKTVAKVVANEVKPDGGYQLAGSDVQPYLAILPVAKLPGIGPQLAHTLRCMGVTRLGTLAQIPRRLLERTFGKPGVMLWERANGIDPSPVLAFDRQKAMSKEMTFQSDTADSQLLQATLSRLVESLGFQLRQGGWCTARITIKIRYSDFQTFTRQITLSPTSADHLLIPAAVKAFQALYKRRVLLRLIGVSFSKLIRGAQQLSLFDESGAVSSTKQSNLYPHLDQLKSKHGEPIVHRANQPFLTERSHD; encoded by the coding sequence ATGATCGCTGGTTCAACTGATTCCCGGCATATTCTGCATCTGGACATGGATTCCTTCTTTGTGTCGGTGGAGCGACTTCGGCAATCCCAGTTGGCTGGACGCCCGCTCCTGATTGGGGGCGTAGGCGACCGGGGCGTAGTCAGCGCCTGCAGTTACGAAACCCGTCGTTTCGGCGTTCAATCCGGCATGTCCATGCGAATGGCGCGTCGGCTATGCCCCGAGGCAGTCGTTGTCAAAGGCGATTTTCAGGCCTACAATCAGTATTCCACGATGCTCACAGCCATCATACGGGAGCGGGCCCCTGTGTTTGAAAAGGCGTCGATTGACGAATTTTATGTCGATATGACCGGGATGGATTGCTATGTGGGTTGTCGGAAATGGTCGCAGGAGCTCAAGCAGACGCTCGTCGCCGAAACCGGGCTGTCGGTCAGCTGGGGCCTGTCCGTAAATAAAACAGTCGCAAAGGTCGTCGCCAATGAAGTCAAACCCGATGGCGGCTACCAGTTAGCGGGGTCAGACGTTCAGCCCTATCTGGCAATACTGCCGGTGGCGAAACTGCCGGGCATTGGTCCTCAACTGGCCCACACCCTGCGTTGCATGGGCGTGACCAGGCTGGGCACCCTGGCTCAGATTCCCCGCCGGCTGCTGGAGCGTACGTTCGGTAAACCAGGGGTCATGCTCTGGGAGCGGGCGAATGGCATCGACCCCTCCCCGGTGCTGGCCTTTGACCGCCAGAAAGCCATGAGTAAAGAAATGACCTTCCAGTCCGATACCGCCGACTCCCAGTTACTACAGGCCACGCTGAGTCGGTTGGTTGAAAGCCTGGGATTCCAGCTGCGGCAAGGGGGCTGGTGTACGGCGCGGATAACCATCAAAATTCGGTATTCCGATTTTCAGACTTTTACCCGCCAGATTACCCTGTCGCCGACATCAGCCGATCACCTGCTGATCCCGGCAGCCGTAAAGGCATTCCAGGCACTCTATAAACGCCGGGTATTGCTCCGACTCATTGGGGTGAGTTTTTCCAAACTCATTCGGGGAGCCCAGCAGTTGAGCCTCTTTGATGAATCAGGAGCAGTGTCGAGTACCAAACAGAGCAATCTCTACCCCCATCTGGATCAGCTCAAGAGCAAACACGGTGAACCCATTGTCCACCGGGCGAACCAACCCTTTTTAACCGAACGTTCTCATGACTAA
- a CDS encoding YopX family protein, translating into MTKHCRIWDGESMYYFPHLALQPQFATVWLEDALVLINRVNPLDQRRYEPTSPWELMLSVGQPDRQGTLLYEQDIVQVNQQLWVVQPDLERCGYQLVLAHSPGFSLSLDRLLAKTVRIVGNCLEDSHLILQEGVFSLT; encoded by the coding sequence ATGACTAAACACTGCCGTATCTGGGATGGGGAATCCATGTATTATTTCCCCCATTTAGCCCTTCAGCCACAGTTCGCGACCGTCTGGCTGGAGGATGCGCTGGTGCTGATCAACCGGGTAAACCCATTGGATCAACGCCGGTACGAGCCTACCTCCCCCTGGGAGCTGATGCTGTCGGTCGGCCAGCCTGACCGGCAGGGAACCCTGCTCTATGAGCAGGATATCGTTCAGGTCAATCAGCAATTGTGGGTTGTACAGCCTGACCTGGAACGCTGCGGATACCAGCTGGTGCTGGCCCATTCGCCGGGTTTCTCACTGTCGCTGGATCGTCTGCTGGCTAAAACGGTCCGTATTGTGGGGAATTGCCTGGAAGATTCCCACCTCATCCTCCAGGAGGGGGTATTTTCGCTGACTTAA